In the genome of Monodelphis domestica isolate mMonDom1 chromosome 2, mMonDom1.pri, whole genome shotgun sequence, one region contains:
- the PRRT1 gene encoding proline-rich transmembrane protein 1 — translation MTSEKSGLPDSVPHTSPPPYNAPQPPADPPAPPPQAPSTSHHHHHHHYHQSGTATLPRLGAGGLASPAAPAQRGPSSSATLPRPPHHAPPGPAPGAPPPGCATLPRLPPDPYLQETRFEGPLPPPPPAAAAPPPPAPAPPAPAQGFVVPTHPGTVGTLPLGGYVAPGYPLQLQPCTAYLPVYPVGAPYTGGAPGGTAVTPTLSPPPLGPGLALLEPRRPPHDYLPIAVLTTICCFWPTGIIAIFKAVQVRTALARGDMVSAEIASREARNFSFISLAVGIAAMVLCTILTVVIIIAAQHHDTDWDP, via the exons ATGACCTCAGAAAagtcag GTCTCCCGGACTCCGTTCCTCATACTTCTCCTCCCCCTTACAATGCCCCACAGCCGCCAGCTGACCCCCCTGCCCCACCTCCTCAGGCACCCTCCACctcccatcaccaccatcaccaccactatcACCAGTCTGGCACCGCCACACTCCCAAGATTAGGCGCTGGTGGGCTGGCTTCCCCAGCAGCCCCTGCCCAGCGGGGCCCTTCGTCCTCAGCTACGTTACCCCGTCCTCCCCACCACGCCCCCCCTGGACCTGCCCCCGGGGCTCCCCCTCCCGGGTGTGCTACCCTGCCCCGCCTGCCCCCAGACCCCTATCTCCAGGAGACCCGCTTTGAGGGTCCGCTGCCCCCACCCCCTCCGGCCGCTGCCGCCCCGCCCCCACCTGCGCCTGCTCCTCCCGCTCCTGCACAGGGCTTTGTGGTGCCCACACACCCAGGTACCGTGGGTACGCTGCCCCTTGGAGGCTACGTGGCCCCTGGGTATCCCCTGCAGCTGCAGCCCTGCACCGCCTATCTGCCCGTCTACCCCGTGGGCGCC CCATACACAGGAGGAGCGCCGGGAGGGACAGCAGTGACTCCTACGCTTTCCCCTCCACCCTTGGGACCAGGTCTAGCCCTTTTAGAGCCCAGGCGCCCGCCCCACGACTACCTGCCAATAGCCGTGCTCACTACAATTTGTTGCTTTTGGCCGACCGGCATCATTGCAATCTTCAAGGCGGTGCAG GTGCGGACCGCTCTGGCCCGTGGAGACATGGTGTCAGCAGAGATCGCATCTCGGGAGGCTCGGAATTTCTCCTTCATCTCCCTGGCCGTGGGCATCGCAGCCATGGTGCTCTGTACTATTCTTACAGTGGTGATCATCATAGCTGCGCAGCATCACGACACTGACTGGGATCCTTAG
- the PPT2 gene encoding lysosomal thioesterase PPT2 isoform X1, protein MHLRLKRCWSMLGFWGPQLPVLGVVLLLPLLPLLLPVAPTSPKVPYKPIIIVHGLFDSSSTFRHLLQYINQTHPGTLVTVLDLFDGGESLRPLWEQVQGFREAVTPIMKQSPHGVHLLCYSQGGLICRALLSVMDEHNVDTFISLSSPQMGQYGDTDYLKWLFPTSMRSNLYRVCYSPWGQEFSICNYWHDPHHPDLYLNASSFLALINGERDHPNATVWRKNFLRVKRVILIGGPDDGVITPWQSSFFGFYDANETVLEMEEQQVYLRDSFGLKTLSARGAIVRCSTPGIPHTAWHSNRSLYEACIEPWLS, encoded by the exons ATGCACTTAAGGCTGAAGAGGT GCTGGAGCATGCTGGGGTTCTGGGGGCCTCAGCTCCCCGTACTGGGAGTCGTGTTGCTACTGCCTTTGCTGCCTCTCTTGCTGCCCGTGGCTCCCACGTCCCCGAAAGTTCCCTACAAACCTATCATCATAGTGCATGGACTCTTTGATAGCTCTTCCACCTTTAGGCACCTGCTGCAATACATCAACCAG ACACATCCGGGGACACTGGTGACAGTATTGGATCTTTTTGATGGGGGTGAGAGTCTTCGGCCACTGTGGGAACAGGTACAAGGATTCCGGGAAGCTGTGACCCCTATCATGAAGCAGTCCCCCCATGGAGTACATCTCCTCTGCTATTCCCAGG GGGGCCTTATCTGCCGGGCACTCCTCTCTGTCATGGATGAGCACAATGTGGATACTTTCATCTCCCTCTCATCTCCACAGATGGGGCAGTATGGAG ATACAGACTACCTGAAATGGTTGTTCCCTACCTCCATGAGGTCTAACTTGTATCGAGTCTGCTATAGCCCCTGGGGCCAGGAATTCTCCATCTGTAACTACTGGCACg ATCCCCATCACCCTGACTTGTACCTCAATGCCAGCAGCTTCCTGGCCCTAATTAATGGGGAAAGAGACCATCCAAATGCCACTG TGTGGCGGAAGAACTTTCTCCGAGTGAAGCGTGTGATTCTGATCGGGGGGCCAGATGATGGTGTTATTACTCCTTGGCAGTCCAG cttttttggCTTCTATGACGCAAATGAGACAGTATTGGAGATGGAAGAGCAGCAG GTTTATCTACGGGATTCCTTTGGGTTGAAGACTTTGTCTGCCCGAGGGGCCATTGTGAGGTGCTCAACGCCTGGGATCCCCCATACTGCATGGCACTCCAACCGCTCACTCTATGAGGCCTGCATTGAACCTTGGCTTTCCTGA
- the PPT2 gene encoding lysosomal thioesterase PPT2 isoform X2, with protein sequence MLGFWGPQLPVLGVVLLLPLLPLLLPVAPTSPKVPYKPIIIVHGLFDSSSTFRHLLQYINQTHPGTLVTVLDLFDGGESLRPLWEQVQGFREAVTPIMKQSPHGVHLLCYSQGGLICRALLSVMDEHNVDTFISLSSPQMGQYGDTDYLKWLFPTSMRSNLYRVCYSPWGQEFSICNYWHDPHHPDLYLNASSFLALINGERDHPNATVWRKNFLRVKRVILIGGPDDGVITPWQSSFFGFYDANETVLEMEEQQVYLRDSFGLKTLSARGAIVRCSTPGIPHTAWHSNRSLYEACIEPWLS encoded by the exons ATGCTGGGGTTCTGGGGGCCTCAGCTCCCCGTACTGGGAGTCGTGTTGCTACTGCCTTTGCTGCCTCTCTTGCTGCCCGTGGCTCCCACGTCCCCGAAAGTTCCCTACAAACCTATCATCATAGTGCATGGACTCTTTGATAGCTCTTCCACCTTTAGGCACCTGCTGCAATACATCAACCAG ACACATCCGGGGACACTGGTGACAGTATTGGATCTTTTTGATGGGGGTGAGAGTCTTCGGCCACTGTGGGAACAGGTACAAGGATTCCGGGAAGCTGTGACCCCTATCATGAAGCAGTCCCCCCATGGAGTACATCTCCTCTGCTATTCCCAGG GGGGCCTTATCTGCCGGGCACTCCTCTCTGTCATGGATGAGCACAATGTGGATACTTTCATCTCCCTCTCATCTCCACAGATGGGGCAGTATGGAG ATACAGACTACCTGAAATGGTTGTTCCCTACCTCCATGAGGTCTAACTTGTATCGAGTCTGCTATAGCCCCTGGGGCCAGGAATTCTCCATCTGTAACTACTGGCACg ATCCCCATCACCCTGACTTGTACCTCAATGCCAGCAGCTTCCTGGCCCTAATTAATGGGGAAAGAGACCATCCAAATGCCACTG TGTGGCGGAAGAACTTTCTCCGAGTGAAGCGTGTGATTCTGATCGGGGGGCCAGATGATGGTGTTATTACTCCTTGGCAGTCCAG cttttttggCTTCTATGACGCAAATGAGACAGTATTGGAGATGGAAGAGCAGCAG GTTTATCTACGGGATTCCTTTGGGTTGAAGACTTTGTCTGCCCGAGGGGCCATTGTGAGGTGCTCAACGCCTGGGATCCCCCATACTGCATGGCACTCCAACCGCTCACTCTATGAGGCCTGCATTGAACCTTGGCTTTCCTGA
- the EGFL8 gene encoding epidermal growth factor-like protein 8, with protein sequence MGSRDRVLLCSLLVGFSVLMLLGGQRLNGDLPFSKGVCSRQTLVVPLRYNESYSQPIYKPYLTLCAGRRVCSTYRTTYRVAWREVRREVQQIHAICCQGWRKKHPGALTCEEAICAKPCQNGGICMQPDQCDCTPGWGGKHCHVDVDECRTGITLCSHSCSNTLGSFICSCPKGLALGSDGRTCEEIHPEPLPSPSILSLTVREAEKEEHSLRQEIGELRGRLEVLEQWAGHASAWVRAMLPVSPEAIRPEQVAELWGRGDRIDSLSDQVLLLEEKLGACSCEDNSLGPGLNSRR encoded by the exons ATGGGGTCCAGGGACCGGGTTTTGCTGTGCTCTCTGCTAGTGGGATTCTCAGTCCTGATGTTGTTGGGGGGGCAGAGGCTGAATGGGGATCTTCCATTCAG TAAGGGAGTCTGTTCCAGGCAGACCTTGGTGGTTCCACTTCGGTACAATGAATCCTACAGCCAGCCAATATATAAACCCTACCTGACACTGTGTGCAGGACGACGGGTTTGCAGCACTTACAG GACCACATACCGTGTGGCATGGAGGGAGGTTCGGAGAGAAGTGCAGCAAATTCATGCCATATGTTGTCAGGGCTGGAGGAAGAAGCACCCGGGGGCACTGACCTGTGAAGAAG CCATCTGTGCTAAGCCCTGTCAGAATGGAGGGATCTGCATGCAACCTGACCAGTGTGACTGCACCCCGGGCTGGGGAGGAAAGCACTGTCACGTGG atGTAGACGAATGCAGGACTGGCATCACTCTTTGTTCTCATAGCTGTTCCAATACCCTGGGCAGCTTCATCTGCAGTTGCCCAAAAGGTCTAGCCCTAGGGTCAGATGGAAGGACTTGCGAGGAGATCCACCCTGAGCCACTTCCCAGTCCCAGTATCCTTAGCTTGACAG TTCGGGAGGCGGAGAAAGAGGAGCATTCTCTGAGGCAGGAGATCGGGGAATTACGAGGGCGGCTGGAGGTCTTGGAGCAG TGGGCAGGGCATGCGTCTGCCTGGGTCCGAGCCATGCTACCTGTGTCTCCCGAAGCCATCCGACCCGAGCAAGTGGCCGagctgtgggggaggggagaccGAATCGACTCCCTTAGCGATCAGGTGCTGCTTCTGGAGGAGAAACTGGGTGCCT GTTCTTGTGAGGACAACAGCCTGGGTCCAGGTCTCAACAGTCGCAGATAA